Below is a genomic region from Treponema sp. OMZ 798.
ACCAACTAGCTAATGGGACGCGGGCCCATCCTGAAGCGGAGCCGTAGCTCCTTTCCTCATTTACCTTTATGTAAATGAGCACATTCGGTATTATCTAATATTTCTACTAGCTATCCCCATCTTCAGGGCAGGTCACCCACGCGTTACTCACCAGTCCGCCACTCTAGGGGAGAGCAAGCTCTCCCTTACCGTTCGACTTGCATGCTTAAGACGCGCCGCCAGCGTTCGTTCTGAGCCAGGATCAAACTCTCCATCATTATTATTTCAATCCGCCCTTAAAGAGCGGTTGATTTCTTAACGTAAGTTTGTCCTTAACATGTTAAGGAATTTGGTAAAAGCTAATCAGCTAGCCTTTACCGGTTATTTTTGATACTTTCCTTACCAAAAGCTTTACGCTTTGGCTATTTTTGTTCTTTCCCTTCCCTCTTAGTTTCAAATATCATTCGCCGGCAACTTGTGAAAGTTGTTTAGCGAGCAAAAAGGAGTATACATTATTTTCTCACTTTTTGTCAAGAGCTTTTTAAAAGTTTTTTTAACTTTTTTTAACCTTTCTGCAAGTTTCTTACCTTGCAAAAATAAAGAGCCTTACCTTCATTCAAAGAGTAAGACCTTCAAAACTTTTCTAGTATTTTCTACAGTTTTCTAAGCTCACCGCCGTAACCGACGGTGAGAGCGAATATAGCCCATTCCGTAACTTTTGTCAAGTACTTTTTATAAGGTTTTTATAGATTTTCTGCGGGTAAATTTATTATCGCAAAGCTTATTTTTCTACTGTTTATCGATACAGCCGCCCCTTTGGCCCTACTTAACATCCTTTTGCATTTGTGATATCATACCGCCTACTTATGGAAAAGAAAAGCAATAAAATATCAAAAGAGGTGTTTTCGACTCTTTTGTATCTTTCCCGTCTTTCTTTGGGAAAAGAAGAAGAAAACCGCTTAGCCGGACAGGTAAATAACTTGGTAGGTTATTTTGAAATTTTGGATAAATTTGCCGACAGTAACTTGGATTCGTCAATGTATGCAAAACACGATGAATCAACCTTACGCTCCGATGAAGTAAAAGAAGGTCTTGCTCAAAAGGACTTAAAAAAGATGACCTCGGAATATATGGACAATTATTTTAGGGTTCCAAAGGTTTTGGGGTCGGGAGCTTAGGAGTTGTTTATGATAACGAATTTAACTTTTACACAATTAAGGGAAAAATTAAAGAATAAAGAACTGTCGTCCCTCGAAATTCTTAGAGCTTTTAAAGCAGAATACGAAGATGATCTAAAAAGCCCCCTTCCTTTAAACGGGTTTATCGAATTTTTTGAAGATGCAGAAGAACATGCAAAAAAGGCGGATGAGCTTATTGCTCAAGGCGTTTCCTTTGATGAAAAGCCTCTTTTAGGCCTGCCCATTGCGGTAAAGGACAATATCTCAATGGCGGGAAAGCTCTGCACCTGCTGCAGCCGCTCATTGCAAGGCTACTATGCTCCATATAATGCGACCGTAATAAACCGATTGGTGGAGGCCGGAGCCGTTTTGATGGGGAGAATAAATATGGATGAACTCGCCATGGGTTCTTCAACCGAATTTTCATGTTACGGCCCATCAAGAAATCCCGTTGACAGGGAAAGAACTCCGGGCGGAAGTTCGGGAGGCTCGGCTGCCGTAGTTGCAGGAAATCAGGCACCTTTTTCTCTCGGAACGGAAACGGGAGGCTCGGTTCGTCTTCCGGCTTCATACTGCGGAATTTACGGCCTTAAACCGACATACGGACTTTTCAGCAGGTACGGGGTAGTAGCCTTCAGCTCTTCCTTAGACCAAGTAGGCCTTTTCGGAAAAGAAGCCGCCGATATAGCCCT
It encodes:
- the gatC gene encoding Asp-tRNA(Asn)/Glu-tRNA(Gln) amidotransferase subunit GatC translates to MEKKSNKISKEVFSTLLYLSRLSLGKEEENRLAGQVNNLVGYFEILDKFADSNLDSSMYAKHDESTLRSDEVKEGLAQKDLKKMTSEYMDNYFRVPKVLGSGA